Proteins encoded by one window of Lathyrus oleraceus cultivar Zhongwan6 chromosome 1, CAAS_Psat_ZW6_1.0, whole genome shotgun sequence:
- the LOC127123994 gene encoding cytochrome c1-2, heme protein, mitochondrial, with protein sequence MAGGVIQQLLRRKLQSHSPNPLFVSSIITKNDGAGSTSSRSLKALALIGAGVSGLLGFATTASADESEHGLASPSYPWPHEGILSSYDHASIRRGHQVYTQVCASCHSMSLISYRDLVGVAYTEGEVKAMAAEIEVEDGPNDEGEMFTRPGKLSDRFPQPYANESAARFANGGAYPPDLSLVTKARHNGQNYVFALLTGYRDPPAGVVIREGLHYNPYFPGGAIAMPKMLNDGAVEYEDGTPATESQMGKDVVSFLSWAAEPEMEERKLMGFKWIFVLSLALLQAAYYRRLRWSILKSRKLVLDVVN encoded by the exons ATGGCTGGAGGTGTTATTCAGCAGTTATTGAGGAGGAAACTCCAATCTCATTCTCCT AATCCTTTGTTTGTGTCATCCATTATCACAAAGAATGATGGTGCTGGTTCTACGAGCAGCAGATCCTTAAAAGCCCTTGCATTAATTGGAGCTGGAGTCTCAGGGTTATTAGGTTTTGCAACAACAGCATCAGCTGATGAATCCGAGCATGGCCTGGCTTCTCCAAGCTATCCATGGCCTCACGAGGGCATCCTCAGTTCATATGACCATGCTTC GATTCGTCGTGGTCATCAAGTTTATACACAAGTCTGTGCTTCCTGTCATTCTATGTCTTTGATATCATACCGTGATTTGGTTGGTGTTGCTTACACAGAAGGGGAAGTAAAGGCCATGGCTGCTGAGATTGAGGTGGAAGATGGCCCTAATGATGAGGGTGAGATGTTCACACGTCCCGGTAAACTCAGTGATCGCTTTCCTCAGCCATATGCAAATGAATCAGCTGCTAGGTTTGCTAATGGAGGAGCCTATCCTCCAGATCTAAGTCTTGTTACCAAA GCTCGTCACAATGGTCAGAACTATGTGTTTGCTCTTCTTACCGGTTATCGTGACCCCCCTGCTGGTGTTGTG ATTAGAGAAGGACTACACTATAACCCTTATTTTCCGGGCGGAGCCATTGCCATGCCTAAAATGCTTAATGATGGTGCTGTTGAATATGAAGATGGTACCCCTGCTACAGAATCTCAG ATGGGGAAAGATGTTGTGTCATTTTTGTCTTGGGCAGCAGAACCGGAGATGGAAGAGAGAAAACTG ATGGGATTTAAATGGATATTTGTACTATCATTGGCATTACTTCAAGCCGCATATTATCGTCGGCTTCGATGGTCCATTCTGAAGTCTCGCAAGTTGGTTCTTGATGTTGTCAACTAG